GCGTGAGCAGGATCCCCGGTAAGGGCGTGCCGCGTTCGCTCCGGATCACCCCTTCGAGACGGCCGAGGTCCGCCCGGGGAGTGAGCACGACGTCGAAGGGGGACGGGCCCGTCGAGGTGATCTGCAGGGAGAGGGCCGAGGGGCGGTAGCCCTCGTGGAGCAGGACGAGCGTGTAGGTCTCCCGGGCGAGTCTGGCCAGGAGGAACAGGCCGTCCTCGTCCGTCGGGGCGGTACGGGCGAGAGCGCCGTCGGAGGCCATGAGGATGGCCCGGGCGCCGGGCACGGGAGCACCGCCCGAGGCGTCCCACGCGCGTCCGGTCACCGAGTGGGTGTCGGAGCGTACGGGGTCGGCGGCGAGGGTCACCTGGTGGCGCAGCTCCGTCTCGACCGAGGGCAGCACGAGTTCGGTGACGGCCGGGTGATGGGTGCCGGCGTCGGTGACGAGGAAGAACCCGCCCGCGCCGGGGGCCTCGAGGGCGAACCGTCCCTCCGTGTCGGTGTGCGTACGCGACACCTCGGCTCCCTCGGGGGTCAGGAGGGTGAGTACGGCGCCTGCCAGCGGCCTGCCGTCGTCGGACCGTACGCTGCCGAGCACGCGGGCCTGCGGTTCGTCCGGGCCGGGCCGGTCCGTCACGGTGGTGGACACGTGTCCGCGTCGTCGGCGGAACGCGTGCGCCGCCACGGCGGCGGCCGTGGTCAGCGCCCAGAAGGGGAGCAGGTCGAGGACGGCCGGTCCGGGCCGCCACCAGCGCAGGAGCAGGAGCAGGAGGGCGACGGCGAGCGCGACGGCCACGGCCACGGCCGCCACCGCGCGCGCGGGGAGCCGGGTCCTGGTCCGGTCGTCGGCCGGGAACCGGGGTTCCGGCGGGGCGGGGTGGCGCAGGCATTTGACGACGCCGAGCGCGAGGGTCAACAGCGCCAGGGTCGAACTGCCGCACAGCACCCAGCGCCAGCTGAGCTGCCGGGTGAGGAGGTCGCCGACGGACCGTCCCGCGGCCGCCCCGAGTCCGGCGATCACGCCGAACAGCCCGATGACCTTCAGCGGGCCGCCGCGCGCGGCGGGGCGGCGGGCGGGCGGGGACGGCGGGCGCGCGAACGCGGTGAGTGCGAGCGAGAGCGATCCGGACAGGACGAGCGAGGCGAAGGCCGCCTCCAGGACGCAGCCGGCCGCGAAAGCGCCGGCGTTGGGCGCCGCCGCCAGGAGCACCGAGGTGGCCGCGGTCCCGGACAGGCCGACGAGGAACGCCGACCGCGGGCCGGCCCTCCGCCGGAGGGCGACGGCGGACACCAGGGGAGCCGCGAGCGCGCAGGCGTACAGGACGGTCAGCCGCCACGTGGCCGCGTCGAAACCTCCCGCGGCGACCTCCGCCAGCGGGAAGGCGGTCGGGAGGGTGGCGTTGAACATGGCCACCCACTGCGCCATGGCGGCCACCCCGATGGCCAGCCGGCACGCCCGTGCCTGTGTGTACGTCACCGGCCTCGTCGTCGACATAGAGCTCATAGTGAGATTCTACTCACTAACTTGCCGCGATGGGGTGACGTACACATCGTGAAGGCCGAAGACCCGTCGATCGCCGGCCGGGGGGCGCCTCGATCGCCGGCCGGGGCGGGCGCCGCCGTCACCGCGGGCGCTCTTGGAGCAACGTACAAGATTCGGTGCGGCCGGAGACCGGGGTCTTCCACGATGCGTGCCGCTGGTCCAGAGTGGCGCTCACCACTATACGGAAGTGAGTTTCCGCATAGCAGAAGTTGCTTGGAGGAATACCGTGCCATCGTCCGTACCGTCCCTGCCACGACGCTTCGCACGCACCCTGCGCACCTCGCTGTTCGCGCAGGTCGCCTTCGCCCTCGTCCTCGGAGTCGCCGTCGGGAGGCTGTGGCCCGACGTCGGCACGGCCGCCCAGCCGCTCGGCGACGGCTTCGTCCGTCTCATCAAGGCGGTCATCGCGCCCCTGGTGTTCTGCGTGGTCGTCGTCGGCATCACCAAGGCCGGAGACCTCAAGGCGTTCGGACGGATCGGCCTCAAGGCCCTGATCTGGTTCGAGGTCGCGACCACGTTCGCGCTGCTGATCGGCCTGCTGGCCGGGAACCTCGTCCAGCCCGGCGTCGGCATGAACGTGGACCCGGCGAAGCTGGACGCGGCGGCGGTCGACGAGAAGACGGGCGGCGGCTCACTGCCCTCGACGTCCGAGTTCGTCCTGCACGCGCTGCCCGACAGCGCGGTCGGCGCGTTCGCCGAGAACTCGCTGCTCCAGGTGCTGGTGCTGGCCTGTCTGGTGGGGGCCGCCGTGCTGCACCTCGGCCACACCAGAGTGCCCAAGATCCTGCCCGCGACAGAGCAGGCCCAGGACGTCGTCTTCGCGATCGTCGGCTTCGTCATGAAGCTCGCCCCGCTCGCGGTCTTCGGCGCGACGGCCCACCTCGTGGGCCAGTACGGCATCGGCGTCATGTCCACGTACGGCAAGCTCATCGGCGTCTGTTACGCGTCGGCGCTGCTCTTCCTCCTGCTGCTGGCCGTCGCCCTCAAGGCCGTCTCCGGCGTCAGCCTCTGGAAGTTCGTCCGCTACACCCGCGAGGAGATGCTGCTCGCGCTCGGCACCGCCTCCAGCGAGACCGTCATGCCCCGCATGATGCAGAAGCTGCGCCAGGCCGGCTGCCGCGACGACGCCGTCGGCCTGGTCCTGCCGACCGGCTACTCCTTCAACCTCGACGGCGCGTCGATCTACCTCTCCATCGGCACCCTGTTCATCGCGCAGGCGGTCGGCGTGGACCTCTCCCTCGGCCAGCAGGTCACGGTCGTCCTCGTCCTGATGCTGACCAGCAAGGGCATGGCAGGCGTGCCCGGTTCGGCGTTCCTCGCGCTGTCGGCGACCGCGTCCGCGCTCGGGGTCATCCCCGTCGGCGCGGTCGCCCTGCTCCTCGGCGTCGACCGGATCATGGACTCGATGCGCGTCGCCACCAACCTCCTCGGCAACTGCGTCGCCGTCTTCGCCGTCTCCCGCTGGGAGGGCGCGCTGGACATGGACCGGGTCAAGAAGGTGCTCGACGGCGAGATCGCGTTCGTACCGGAGGAAGCCGAACCGGGACCGGAAACGAGCGGAGACGCGCCGCAGACCGGCCGCCCCACAGCGCCCCACGCCTAAAGGATCGGCAGTCGACGGCCCGGCGCCCCGCACCCGCTCGACGCCGGGCCTCGGCGCCGGCCTCGACGCCCTACCCCGGATCCGGCCCGGAGGCGACCGGCCCCACCTGCCGACGTTGCATGAAAATTCATTCTGATGCATAGTCTTGCTATGTCCAAGGTCCTCACCTCCCTTCCCACCGGCGAGCGCGTCGGCATCGCCTTCTCCGGCGGGCTCGACACCTCCGTCGCCGTCGCCTGGATGCGCGACAAGGGCGCCGTCCCGTGCACGTACACCGCCGACATCGGCCAGTACGACGAACCCGACATCGCGTCCGTGCCCGGCCGTGCCAACGCGTACGGCGCCGAGATCGCCCGGCTCGTCGACTGCCGTGCCGCGCTGGTCGAGGAAGGACTGGCGGCGCTCGCCTGCGGCGCGTTCCACATCAAGTCGGGCGGGCGTCCGTACTTCAACACCACGCCGCTGGGACGGGCCGTGACCGGCACGCTGCTGGTGCGGGCCATGCTCGAGGACGGGGTCCAGATCTGGGGCGACGGCTCCACGTTCAAGGGCAACGACATCGAGCGGTTCTACCGGTACGGGCTGCTCGCCAACCCGCACCTGCGGATCTACAAGCCCTGGCTGGACGCGGACTTCGTCACGGAGCTCGGCGGCCGCAAGGAGATGTCGGAGTGGCTGCTCGCGCACGGGCTGCCGTACCGGGACTCGACGGAGAAGGCGTACTCCACGGACGCCAACATCTGGGGCGCCACGCACGAGGCGAAGACCCTGGAGCACCTCGACACGGGCATCGAGACGGTCGACCCGATCATGGGCGTGCGGTTCTGGGACCCGTCGGTGGAGATCCTCACGGAGGACGTGACGATCGGCTTCGACCAGGGCCGCCCGGTCACCGTCAACGGCAAGGAGTTCGCCTCCCCCGTCGATCTCGTCATGGAGGTCAACGCGATCGGCGGCCGGCACGGCCTCGGCATGTCCGACCAGATCGAGAACCGGATCATCGAGGCCAAGAGCCGCGGCATCTACGAGGCCCCAGGCATGGCGCTGCTGCACATCGCCTACGAGCGCCTCGTCAACGCGATCCACAACGAGGACACCATCGCCGCGTACCACAACGAGGGCCGGCGCCTGGGCCGGCTGCTCTACGAGGGCCGCTGGCTGGACCCGCAGGCGCTGATGGTGCGCGAGTCGCTCCAGCGCTGGGTCGGCACGGCGATCACCGGCGAGGTGACCGTCCGGCTGCGGCGCGGCGAGGACTACTCGGTCCTCGACACCCGGGGCCCGGCGCTCAGCTACCACCCGGACAAGCTCTCCATGGAGCGGACCGAGGACTCGGCGTTCGGCCCGGTGGACCGGATCGGCCAGCTCACCATGCGCAACCTGGACATCGCCGACTCGCGGGCCCGCCTCGAGCAGTACGCGGGCCTGGGCCTGGTCGGCAGCGACCACCCGAGGCCGATCGGCGCCGCGCAGGCCGCGTCGACCGGTCTGATCGGCGCCATGGACGAGGGCGGCGCCGAGGTGATCGCCTCGCGCGGCGAGGCCACGGACGAGGAGACCATGCTGGACCGCGCCGCGATGGAGTCCGGCACGGACTGAGGCCGGTCGGCGGTCGTACGCGTCGTGCACACCTGGGCAGCGGGCCCCGGCGGATTCCCTTCCGCCGGGGCCCGCTGTCGTATGTCCGCTGCCGTGCCCGCAATCGCTCGATCGGGTGACAGTGCTCCACACGGGTCGTCGAACACGACATGTCGGCGGCATCCCCCAAGGGCCACCGGGGCAGCACCCCCCTGCTCGAACTTTCGCCCGATGATTCGCCCGCCCTCCCCCGTGACGGCTTCTTGATCAGGCACGTTCTTGAGGTGTCCGATCCACCCGAGCGATCGCAGGAGGAACCCGTGCCTACCGTCCCCGCCCTCGTCCCCACGCCTTCGGCCTTCGAACAGCCCGCTCGGATCGCTGCCGCCGGTCGGATGCGTCCGATGCACGGTGTTGACGCCGTTCGACCGGAGTCGGGGTGCGGGGAATGACGTCCACGCACCGGCAGCAGGCCGGCGCTTCGCAGACGTCGGCCGCGCCTCGCCGGTTACCGCCTCCGCCGCCCGCCGAGCTGCGCTACGGCGGCCGCCACGGCAGGAACCCGTTGGAAGAGGCCACGTTCGCGGCGATGTGCCGGCGGCTGCCGTCGGTGCTGACGCAGACCGCCAGGATGGCGTGGGCCATCGACCGCCGGGCCGTGCTGCTGCTGGCGGGCTGCCAGCTGGCCGTCGGGGTGAGCGCCGCCGTCCTGCTGACCTCCACCGCCCGTGCGATGCGGTCGTTGCTGGCTGCCGGGGAGGTGGCCGACCGGGTGCATCAGGCGCTCCCCGCACTGGTGGTCATCGCGCTCGCCGCGGGGGCCGGCCGGATCGCGAGCGCGCTGTCCTCGTACGCGGACGGGCGGATCACGCCCCGGCTGACGACGGAGGCGGACAGCGCGCTGGTGGCGGCCGTATGCCGGATGGAGGCCGCGGCGCGGGCCGAGGACGGTTGCACGGACCGGCAGGAGGCCGCGGAGATGGGGGTGGTGCGCAGTCATCTGATGGTGCAGGACGCCACCCGGTTCACGGCCTCCGTGGTCCGCATGGTCACCGCGAGCGGGGTGCTGTCGGTGCTGCATCCGCTGATGCTGCCGCTGCTGCTCCTCGCCGTCGTCCCCTCCGCGGTGGGCGCGGTGCTGCACGCGAAGGTCACCTACGAGACGCACTACGCCAACGTGGGCGACCGCAACGTCCGGCAGAACATGCGCGGTTGGGCGACCACCGTGAAGTTCACGGACGAGATCCGCGCCAACGGCATGACCGGCTACCTGGTGTTCTGGTACCGGGCGATCTCCGAGCGCATCGACGCCCGCATCCTCGCCGTGGCCCCCAGGATGCTGCGGATCGTGCTCGCCAGCTCGGCGATCGGCGGCGTCTTCCTCGTCCTCACCTGGGCGGCGCTGGCCTGGCTGGCGGCGACGGGACGGGTCGAGGCGGCGATCGCCGCGACCGCGGTGGTCGCCGTGCAGACCACCCTGGCCGCGCTCAGCCAGTTCGTCGTCTACGGCGCGGCCATGTTCCACAGCTCCCTCTACCTCGCCGACATGGACGGCTTCCTCGACTACGCCGCCAGGCGCGCCCCCGACCGTGGCGAGTCGGCGCTCACCGGCCCGCTGGAGGAGATCCGGGTCGACGAGGGCGTCTACCGCTATCCGGGCAAGGAGTCGCCCGCCGTGGCCGGGGTGTCGTTGACGGTGCGGCGGGGCGAGATCCTCGCCGTGGTCGGTGAGAACGGTTCCGGAAAATCGACGCTCACCCGGCTGCTCGCCGCGCTCTTCCTCCCCGACAAGGGGACGGTCCGCTGGAACGGTCACGACGTCGCCGGGCTCGATCCGGACCGCCTGTGGGACCAGTCCGGGCTGGTCCCGCAGCACTTCGCCCAGTGGCCGCTGTCGGTCCGGGACAACGTCACCCTCGGACAGCCCCGGGCCGAGGGGGACGACCTGGTGTGGCAGGCGCTGGACGCCGTCGGCCTGCGCGAGGCCGTCGAGGAGCTGCCGAACGGCCTGGACACGCTGCTCGCCCGGGAGTTGTGGGGCGGCACGGAGCTGTCCGGCGGGCAGTGGCAGCGTCTGGCATGCGCCCGGGCCCTGTACCGCAGGGCGGGCCTGCTGATCCTGGACGAGCCGACCAGCCAGATGGACGCCCGCGGCGAGCACCGGATCCTCGAACAGATCAAGGCGCTCGCCGGCGACTGCATCACGATCGTGGTGACCCACCAGCTGGTCAACACCCGCATCGCCGACCGGATCATCGTGATGGAGCACGGCCGGATCGCCGAACAGGGGGCCTACGACGAACTCGCCCACGGCGGCGGCTTGTTCGCCGAACTCCTGGCGTTGTCCCATGATCGTTGACCGTCCGTCGCCTCACACCTAAGGAGACCCTCACGGTGGGATACACCACGCCCGACGAGTGGGACGCGCACTACACCAGCGGCAGGAGCTTCCACGGTCTCGGCGAGGCCGAGCGGCGGCTGCTCGCCGAACACCTCCCGGCTCCCGAGGGCGGGCTCGCCCTGGACGTCGGCTGCGGGCTGGGCGAACTCGCCCGCCATCTCACGGACATCGGCTACGAGGTCGACGCGGTCGACCACGCCCCCGCCGCCCTCGACCTCGCCCGCAACCACCGCGAAGGCGGCGAAGGCATCGTCTACCGGCGATTCGACATCGAGCAGGACTCCCTCGACGACCTGCCCCGTCCCGTCTACGACCTGATCGTCTTCCGCCTCAGCTGGGCCTTCGTCCGCGACCGCACCCGGGTGACGAACCGGCTGCGCGAGCGACTGCGTCCAGGCGGCGCCCTCTGCGTCATCACGCCGGTCGCCACGTCCGTAACCGACGACAGGCGGAACATCGCCCTCGACGAGGACGAGCTCGCGCTGCTGGGCTCGGGCTGGTCGGTCGTCGAACGCCATGACGCGGACGGGCTGGCCTTCGTCGTGCTGCGCGACCCCGTTCCCGCACCCGACCATGTCAGGTGCGCCGCGAAGGGGCGTCCCTCCCCGCATGCGCTCACCGGCGCCGGAGTCGTCGTCACCGACCCCGCGGGGCGGATCCTGCTGGGCTGGTCGGTCCGCGGGGTCTGGGAGCTGCCCGGCGGGAAGAACGACGCCGACGAGGACTACGTCGACACCGCGGTAAGGGAGTTGGAGGAGGAGACCGGGCTGAAGGCCGACCCCGCGAACGCGCGGCTGCTGGCCTTCCTGATGGACTCCGTCCACGGGATCCCCCGGATGACGGCCGCCGTCCGGATCACCGACTGCACCGGCGAGCCGACGGTCGCCGAACCGCATCTGCTCCACCGTCTGGAGTGGCACGAGGTGAGCGACCTGCCGACGCTCGCCCAGCCGTTGTTCACCCCGAGCGCGCATGTCATCGACACCGTCTGGCCCGGCCTGCTGACCGGCCTGCCGCCGGTCCGCCGCTACCCGATCGCCCCGACGGAAAGGTCTGAGACACCCGGGGTCGCCCAACAGGCGGCAGAAGCAGTCGAGTTGCGGCACGCGATGGCCGACCGGCTGGTCGCGGAGGGCCGGGCCGACGCGGGCGGCGTGATCGAGGCGGCCTTCCGGCAGGTCCCGCGGCATCGCTTCCTGCCCGGGATCGCCCTGGCGGAGGCGTACGCCGTGGATCAGTCGCCCGTGACCAGGCACGCCCCCGGCGGGCAGGCCACCAGCAGCGTCTCGGCCCCCTGGCTGCAGGCCCTGATGCTGCGCGACGCGGCGCTCCGCCCCGGAGACACCGTTGTCGAGATCGGCTCCGGCGG
This window of the Streptomyces sp. NBC_01275 genome carries:
- the argG gene encoding argininosuccinate synthase, with product MSKVLTSLPTGERVGIAFSGGLDTSVAVAWMRDKGAVPCTYTADIGQYDEPDIASVPGRANAYGAEIARLVDCRAALVEEGLAALACGAFHIKSGGRPYFNTTPLGRAVTGTLLVRAMLEDGVQIWGDGSTFKGNDIERFYRYGLLANPHLRIYKPWLDADFVTELGGRKEMSEWLLAHGLPYRDSTEKAYSTDANIWGATHEAKTLEHLDTGIETVDPIMGVRFWDPSVEILTEDVTIGFDQGRPVTVNGKEFASPVDLVMEVNAIGGRHGLGMSDQIENRIIEAKSRGIYEAPGMALLHIAYERLVNAIHNEDTIAAYHNEGRRLGRLLYEGRWLDPQALMVRESLQRWVGTAITGEVTVRLRRGEDYSVLDTRGPALSYHPDKLSMERTEDSAFGPVDRIGQLTMRNLDIADSRARLEQYAGLGLVGSDHPRPIGAAQAASTGLIGAMDEGGAEVIASRGEATDEETMLDRAAMESGTD
- a CDS encoding ATP-binding cassette domain-containing protein, encoding MTSTHRQQAGASQTSAAPRRLPPPPPAELRYGGRHGRNPLEEATFAAMCRRLPSVLTQTARMAWAIDRRAVLLLAGCQLAVGVSAAVLLTSTARAMRSLLAAGEVADRVHQALPALVVIALAAGAGRIASALSSYADGRITPRLTTEADSALVAAVCRMEAAARAEDGCTDRQEAAEMGVVRSHLMVQDATRFTASVVRMVTASGVLSVLHPLMLPLLLLAVVPSAVGAVLHAKVTYETHYANVGDRNVRQNMRGWATTVKFTDEIRANGMTGYLVFWYRAISERIDARILAVAPRMLRIVLASSAIGGVFLVLTWAALAWLAATGRVEAAIAATAVVAVQTTLAALSQFVVYGAAMFHSSLYLADMDGFLDYAARRAPDRGESALTGPLEEIRVDEGVYRYPGKESPAVAGVSLTVRRGEILAVVGENGSGKSTLTRLLAALFLPDKGTVRWNGHDVAGLDPDRLWDQSGLVPQHFAQWPLSVRDNVTLGQPRAEGDDLVWQALDAVGLREAVEELPNGLDTLLARELWGGTELSGGQWQRLACARALYRRAGLLILDEPTSQMDARGEHRILEQIKALAGDCITIVVTHQLVNTRIADRIIVMEHGRIAEQGAYDELAHGGGLFAELLALSHDR
- the fxlM gene encoding methyltransferase, FxLD system, producing the protein MGYTTPDEWDAHYTSGRSFHGLGEAERRLLAEHLPAPEGGLALDVGCGLGELARHLTDIGYEVDAVDHAPAALDLARNHREGGEGIVYRRFDIEQDSLDDLPRPVYDLIVFRLSWAFVRDRTRVTNRLRERLRPGGALCVITPVATSVTDDRRNIALDEDELALLGSGWSVVERHDADGLAFVVLRDPVPAPDHVRCAAKGRPSPHALTGAGVVVTDPAGRILLGWSVRGVWELPGGKNDADEDYVDTAVRELEEETGLKADPANARLLAFLMDSVHGIPRMTAAVRITDCTGEPTVAEPHLLHRLEWHEVSDLPTLAQPLFTPSAHVIDTVWPGLLTGLPPVRRYPIAPTERSETPGVAQQAAEAVELRHAMADRLVAEGRADAGGVIEAAFRQVPRHRFLPGIALAEAYAVDQSPVTRHAPGGQATSSVSAPWLQALMLRDAALRPGDTVVEIGSGGYHAALLQEVVGPHGTVISVDIDPYVTDRARRFLADTGYHRIHVHLGDGVTAPARLAAPGSVDAVVVTVEARDIPPAWIGALVEGGRLVVPLRVHGYTWSIPFTKRGGHLVADSFTVCGFVPLQGPGYREDAVTRLRGGEVGVRFADGVPVDTGSLEAALDLPRVERWTGVTVPGDVPFDMLLLWLATHLGDGFARIAVDADLDTGVLHRPGRWDAAALVRDGSLARLLTRRLAPDAVSGAVLWEFGVHAYGPHADGLADAMAGLVTAWDRDARDTVPRLTVHPAGAADRDLPEGRVLDKPHSRLVFTWPSRRA
- a CDS encoding collagen binding domain-containing protein translates to MSTTRPVTYTQARACRLAIGVAAMAQWVAMFNATLPTAFPLAEVAAGGFDAATWRLTVLYACALAAPLVSAVALRRRAGPRSAFLVGLSGTAATSVLLAAAPNAGAFAAGCVLEAAFASLVLSGSLSLALTAFARPPSPPARRPAARGGPLKVIGLFGVIAGLGAAAGRSVGDLLTRQLSWRWVLCGSSTLALLTLALGVVKCLRHPAPPEPRFPADDRTRTRLPARAVAAVAVAVALAVALLLLLLRWWRPGPAVLDLLPFWALTTAAAVAAHAFRRRRGHVSTTVTDRPGPDEPQARVLGSVRSDDGRPLAGAVLTLLTPEGAEVSRTHTDTEGRFALEAPGAGGFFLVTDAGTHHPAVTELVLPSVETELRHQVTLAADPVRSDTHSVTGRAWDASGGAPVPGARAILMASDGALARTAPTDEDGLFLLARLARETYTLVLLHEGYRPSALSLQITSTGPSPFDVVLTPRADLGRLEGVIRSERGTPLPGILLTLTDRSGLGLTTTTEPNGSYRFADVPVGDYTLVAAGDPPTAAAVRITQARLERNLLLRTPR
- a CDS encoding cation:dicarboxylase symporter family transporter is translated as MPSSVPSLPRRFARTLRTSLFAQVAFALVLGVAVGRLWPDVGTAAQPLGDGFVRLIKAVIAPLVFCVVVVGITKAGDLKAFGRIGLKALIWFEVATTFALLIGLLAGNLVQPGVGMNVDPAKLDAAAVDEKTGGGSLPSTSEFVLHALPDSAVGAFAENSLLQVLVLACLVGAAVLHLGHTRVPKILPATEQAQDVVFAIVGFVMKLAPLAVFGATAHLVGQYGIGVMSTYGKLIGVCYASALLFLLLLAVALKAVSGVSLWKFVRYTREEMLLALGTASSETVMPRMMQKLRQAGCRDDAVGLVLPTGYSFNLDGASIYLSIGTLFIAQAVGVDLSLGQQVTVVLVLMLTSKGMAGVPGSAFLALSATASALGVIPVGAVALLLGVDRIMDSMRVATNLLGNCVAVFAVSRWEGALDMDRVKKVLDGEIAFVPEEAEPGPETSGDAPQTGRPTAPHA